One genomic region from Amycolatopsis sp. FBCC-B4732 encodes:
- a CDS encoding LacI family DNA-binding transcriptional regulator — translation MVTINDVASAAGVAPSTVSYVISGKRSISPKTRRLVEDSIRRLGYHPHAGARALASSKTNVLALVVPLRTDLNVAVVMEFVASAVTAARAHDHDLLLLTKDEGPAALQRVASSAIADALMVMDVETADPRVPMLLALDLPVVLIGVPDHPAGLSCVDLDFTAAASACVAHLADLGHRAIGLIGPSPAVYRRGTSYATRFLRGFDDAAKTRDVRAANRPCAHSYEAVSACLDDLLTADPDLTGLVVHNEAVLPGLLADLRHRGLRVPEDISVIAVCPDSMAEQHAVALTNVAIPAEEVGTQAVEMTMRRLAGHTTPEVRLLGPRLTRRESTAAPRCVVRSRSDHSHGRIAP, via the coding sequence GTGGTCACGATCAACGACGTCGCTTCCGCGGCGGGGGTGGCCCCCAGCACGGTGTCGTACGTGATCAGCGGGAAGCGCTCGATCTCGCCGAAGACCCGGCGGCTGGTCGAGGACAGCATCCGCCGGCTCGGCTACCACCCGCACGCCGGCGCGCGGGCGCTGGCCAGCAGCAAGACGAACGTACTCGCGCTGGTCGTGCCGCTGCGCACCGACCTCAACGTCGCCGTGGTGATGGAGTTCGTCGCCTCGGCGGTCACCGCGGCCCGCGCGCACGACCACGACCTCCTGCTGCTGACCAAGGACGAAGGCCCGGCCGCGCTGCAGCGGGTGGCGTCCTCGGCGATCGCCGACGCGCTGATGGTGATGGACGTCGAAACCGCCGACCCGCGGGTGCCGATGCTGCTCGCGCTCGACCTGCCGGTGGTCCTCATCGGCGTGCCCGACCACCCGGCCGGGCTCAGCTGCGTCGACCTCGACTTCACCGCCGCGGCATCGGCGTGCGTCGCGCACCTCGCCGACCTGGGGCACCGCGCGATCGGCCTGATCGGCCCCTCCCCCGCCGTCTACCGGCGCGGAACCAGTTATGCGACGCGATTCCTGCGCGGCTTCGACGACGCGGCGAAGACGCGGGACGTGCGGGCGGCGAACCGGCCGTGCGCCCACTCCTACGAAGCGGTGAGCGCCTGCCTGGACGACCTGCTCACCGCCGACCCGGACCTGACCGGCCTGGTCGTGCACAACGAGGCCGTCCTGCCCGGTCTGCTCGCGGACCTGCGCCACCGCGGCCTGCGCGTGCCCGAGGACATCTCGGTCATCGCGGTCTGCCCGGACAGCATGGCCGAGCAGCACGCCGTCGCGCTGACCAACGTGGCCATCCCCGCCGAAGAGGTCGGCACCCAGGCTGTCGAAATGACCATGCGCCGGCTCGCCGGCCACACCACCCCGGAGGTCCGGCTGCTCGGGCCCCGCCTCACGCGCCGCGAGAGCACCGCCGCGCCACGCTGTGTTGTTCGTTCCCGATCCGACCACAGTCACGGCCGGATCGCCCCGTAG